A stretch of Dermochelys coriacea isolate rDerCor1 chromosome 6, rDerCor1.pri.v4, whole genome shotgun sequence DNA encodes these proteins:
- the BICDL2 gene encoding BICD family-like cargo adapter 2, whose amino-acid sequence MSAPSPYPEEEGRPPPFLPMPPALGDEFYPFATERRGGPGAGAGGDPDTYDPGVLLQRKEQDLLLAAELGKMLLEQNEELRERCQVLALDQAAALERLEQEKYELRRQLASGVAEWQTRGAELEGDLAALRAQLGHQRLEQQDTSRESSHVAQELSEQNQRLAEQLSQASQLEQQLQDELMALRVENRTLGMSSAEHAAQTQSLQAENLMLQERKQELERQTRQRREETEAVQGLVETLHETLLLRCREVHEKELQAQQLRAEAEELRVSNKWLQRRVTEMTDEIRLHDSDASVASLQSEIEQSGEGSPEQNGGPAKLLARTIFEAASGGPKTPARGSEEEGEYAKRVLALTQLDQDLLRQKEVEIQKLHDQLTLQHVELCSLRGELANQRRLFQESDRDETLKLAVADRDEAIIKKGQMELELAQVSLERDSMSQQLLAAIRQKMALSQELEGWQDDMEFIIKQQLKLQWQQEGIPMSPAAPSRTPEQAKTSPFSRCGNSAPNGTSFLSLFKKS is encoded by the exons ATGTCAGCCCCCTCCCCGTACCCCGAGGAGGAGGGGCggcccccccccttcctgccgaTGCCCCCCGCGCTGGGCGACGAGTTCTACCCCTTCGCCACGGAGCGGCGGGGGGGGCCCggagcgggggccgggggggacCCCGACACCTACGACCCCGGGGTGCTGCTGCAGCGCAAGGAgcaggacctgctgctggccgccgAGCTGGGCAAGATGCTGCTGGAGCAGAACGAGGAGCTGCGGGAGCGCTGCCAGGTGCTGGCCCTGGACCAAGCGGCCGCCCTGGAG aggctggagcaggagaagTACGAGCTGCGCCGGCAGCTGGCGTCGGGGGTGGCCGAGTGGCAGACGCGGGGGGCGGAGCTGGAGGGGGACCTGGCGGCCCTACGAGCCCAGCTGGGCCACCAGCGGCTGGAGCAGCAGGACACCAGCCGGGAGAGCTCCCACGTGGCACAGGAGCTGTCGGAGCAGAACCAGCGCCTGGCCGAGCAGCTGAGCCAG GCCtcccagctggagcagcagctgcaggatgAGCTGATGGCCTTGCGGGTTGAGAATCGCACCCTGGGGATGAGCAGCGCCGAGCACGCGGCCCAGACCCAGAGCCTGCAGGCTGAG AACCTGATGCTGCAGGAGCGGAAGCAGGAGCTGGAGCGTCAGACCCGGCAGCGGCGGGAGGAGACCGAGGCCGTGCAGGGGCTGGTGGAGACACTGCACGAAACCCTCCTGCTGCGGTGCCGGGAGGTGCACGAGAAGGAGCTGCAG GCCCAGCAGCTCCGGGCCGAGGCAGAGGAGCTCAGAGTCTCTAACAAGTGGCTCCAGCGCCGGGTGACGGAGATGACGGATGAGATTCGTCTCCACGACTCGGATGCCTCGGTCGCCTCCCTGCAGTCGGAGATCGAGCAGAGCGGCGAGGGGAGCCCGGAGCAGAACGGGGGGCCTGCTAAG CTCCTGGCCAGGACCATCTTTGAGGCTGCCTCTGGGGGTCCGAAGACCCCAGCCCGGGGGTCGGAAGAGGAGGGTGAATATGCTAAAAGGGTCTTGGCTCTGACCCAACTGGATCAAGACCTGCTGAGACAGAAAGAGGTAGAGATACAAAAACTCCATGACCAG ctgaCCCTGCAGCACGTGGAGCTTTGCAGCCTGCGGGGGGAGCTGGCGAACCAGAGACGCCTCTTCCAGGAGAGCGACCGGGACGAGACCCTCAAACTGGCCGTGGCCGACCGGGACGAAGCCATAATAAA gaAGGGCCAgatggagctggagctggcccaGGTCTCTCTGGAGCGGGACTCCATGAGCCAACAGCTGCTCGCCGCCATCCGCCAGAAGATGGCGCTGTCCCAGGAGCTGGAGGGCTGGCAG GACGACATGGAGTTCATTATCAAGCAGCAGCTGAAGCTCCAGTGGCAGCAAGAAGGGATCCCCATGTCCCCCGCGGCTCCCTCCAGGACCCCGGAGCAGGCCAAGACCTCGCCTTTCTCTCGGTGCGGGAACAGCGCCCCCAATGGCACCAGCTTCCTATCGCTCTTCAAAAAAAGCTGA
- the LOC119856751 gene encoding ras-related protein Rab-35-like: protein MAGKDYDHLFKLLIIGDSGVGKSSLLLRFADNTFSGSYITTIGVDFKIRTLVINGERVKLQIWDTAGQERFRTITSTYYRNTHGVIIVYDVTNPESFVNVKRWLHEIGQNCDSVCKVLVGNKCEDPSRKQVEMADARRFSEQMGVRLFETSAKENLNVEEMFNAVTAMVLQTKQENLARLQHPEVVKINKPKKKPPVKKCC, encoded by the exons ATGGCTGGCAAGGACTATGACCATCTCTTCAAGCTGCTCATCATCGGGGACTCGG gggtggggaagagcagcctCCTCCTGCGGTTTGCAGATAACACGTTCTCCG GCAGTTACATCACCACCATCGGCGTCGATTTCAAAATCCGGACCCTGGTGATCAATGGCGAGCGGGTCAAGCTGCAGATCTGGGACACAGCCGGGCAGGAGCGATTCCGCACCATCACCTCCAC GTATTACCGCAACACCCACGGTGTCATCATCGTCTATGACGTGACAAACCCCGAATCCTTCGTCAACGTCAAGCGCTGGCTGCACGAGATTGGGCAGAATTGTGACAGCGTCTGCAAGGTGCTGG TGGGGAACAAGTGCGAGGACCCCTCCCGGAAGCAGGTGGAGATGGCCGACGCTCGGCGCTTCAGCGAGCAGATGGGGGTGCGGCTCTTTGAGACCAGCGCCAAGGAGAACCTCAATGTGGAGGAG atgTTCAATGCGGTGACGGCCATGGTGCTCCAAACCAAGCAGGAGAACCTAGCGCGGCTGCAGCACCCCGAGGTGGTGAAGATCAACAAGCCCAAGAAAAAGCCCCCTGTCAAGAAATGCTGCTGA